From a region of the Fischerella sp. JS2 genome:
- a CDS encoding GxxExxY protein: MTENELSGGIIGCAMRVHTALGAGLLESAYEECLYYELKKTGLNVNKQVPLPLVYQSVQLDCVYRLDLQVENKVIVEIKSVDILKPIHSVQLLTYLKLANCKLGLLINFNVLHLKEGIKRIANNL, encoded by the coding sequence ATGACAGAAAATGAGTTGAGCGGAGGGATTATTGGTTGTGCGATGAGAGTACACACAGCTTTAGGAGCAGGTTTACTGGAGTCTGCTTACGAAGAGTGTTTGTATTATGAACTAAAAAAAACAGGATTGAATGTTAACAAACAAGTTCCTTTACCTTTAGTATACCAATCAGTGCAATTAGACTGTGTTTATCGATTAGATTTGCAAGTCGAAAACAAAGTCATTGTTGAAATCAAATCCGTAGACATATTGAAACCAATTCACTCCGTTCAACTCCTTACTTATCTCAAACTCGCCAACTGTAAACTTGGTCTTCTCATCAACTTTAACGTCCTCCACCTCAAAGAAGGTATCAAACGCATAGCCAATAACCTCTAA
- a CDS encoding DUF3096 domain-containing protein, whose amino-acid sequence MFDIPILLAQTTNTIQIGININGIVALIAGILILLLPRLLNYIVAIYLIIIGLVQIFNIRI is encoded by the coding sequence ATGTTCGACATTCCTATTTTGCTTGCCCAAACAACTAATACAATTCAGATAGGTATTAATATTAATGGAATTGTAGCGCTAATAGCAGGAATACTAATTCTTTTGCTTCCTAGACTGCTTAACTATATAGTGGCAATTTATCTAATAATTATTGGGCTGGTACAGATTTTTAATATTCGTATTTGA